The following proteins are co-located in the Vigna unguiculata cultivar IT97K-499-35 chromosome 9, ASM411807v1, whole genome shotgun sequence genome:
- the LOC114164677 gene encoding 2-oxoisovalerate dehydrogenase subunit alpha 1, mitochondrial-like, with translation MASWLFAKSRIFFSTPQHTKRFFFPPFLNNSSSSSFRSPTFFCFSRHESTKADAQLELEHDVTEDHANQAIDFPGGKVGFTSEMRFISESAHKRVPCYRVLDDNGELVKYSNYVQVSKEMGVKMYSHMVTLQTMDSIFYEVQRQGRISFYVTQMGEEAVNIASAAALDPDDIVLPQYREPGVLLWRGFTLQQFVHQCLGNTYDLGKGRQMPIHYGSNKHNYFTVSSPIATQLPQAVGAAYSLKMDDKSACAVTFCGDGGTSEGDFHAAMNFAAVMDAPVVFICRNNGWAISTPVQEQFRSDGIVVKGKAYDIWGIRVDGNDALAVYSAVHTAREIAIKEQRPVLIEALTYRVGHHSTSDDSTKYRAIDEIEYWKMARNPVSRFKRWVERNGWWSDKDELELRSSIRKQLMHAIQVAEKAQKPPLGDLFTDVYDQLPSNLEEQERLLRKSIEKHPKDYPSDVPL, from the exons ATGGCATCGTGGTTGTTCGCAAAGTCTAGGATCTTCTTCTCGACTCCTCAACACACCAAACGCTTCTTCTTCCCACCATTTCTTAACAActcctcttcttcctcctttCGATCACCAACATTTTTCTGCTTCTCGCGTCATGAATCAACCAAAGCTGATGCACAGTTGGAATTGGAGCATGATGTCACCGAGGACCACGCTAATCAG GCGATTGATTTTCCTGGAGGGAAAGTTGGATTTACTTCTGAAATGAGATTCATTTCCGAATCTGCTCACAAAAGGGTGCCCTGTTATCGTGTTCTTGATGACAATGGTGAGCTCGTTAAATACAGCAACTATGTGCAG GTTAGCAAGGAAATGGGTGTGAAGATGTATTCTCACATGGTCACTCTTCAAACTATGGACAGCATATTCTATGAAGTGCAGAGGCAAGGTAGAATTTCCTTCTATGTCACCCAAATGGGGGAAGAAGCAGTTAACATTGCATCGGCAGCTGCACTTGATCCTGATGATATCGTATTGCCTCAGTACCGAGAACCAGGTGTTCTACTATGGCGTGGTTTTACACTGCAACAATTTGTTCATCAGTGCTTAGGAAACACTTACGATTTGGGGAAAGGCAGACAAATGCCCATACATTATGGATCAAACAAGCACAATTACTTCACAGTCTCATCCCCCATTGC AACACAACTTCCTCAAGCTGTGGGGGCTGCTTATTCTCTTAAAATGGATGACAAAAGTGCATGTGCAGTTACTTTTTGTGGGGATGGTGGCACCAGTGAG GGAGATTTTCATGCTGCCATGAATTTTGCAGCAGTGATGGATGCCCCTGTTGTTTTCATCTGTCGTAACAACGGATGGGCCATCAGTACACCTGTACAAGAACAGTTTCGAA GTGATGGAATTGTAGTGAAAGGTAAAGCTTATGACATATGGGGTATCAGAGTAGATGGAAATGATGCTCTTGCAGTTTATAGTGCAGTTCACACTGCTAGAGAAATCGCTATAAAAGAACAGAGGCCTGTTTTAATTGAG GCTCTCACTTATAGAGTTGGACATCACTCTACATCTGATGATTCAACTAAGTACCGCGCAATTGATGAGATTGAATATTGGAAGATGGCAAGGAATCCTGTGAGTAGATTCAAGAGATGGGTGGAAAGGAATGGTTGGTGGAGTGACAAGGATGAATTGGAGCTTAGAAGCAGTATTAGGAAGCag CTAATGCATGCGATTCAGGTGGCAGAGAAAGCACAAAAACCTCCACTCGGGGACTTGTTCACTGATGTCTATGACCAACTGCCATCAAACCTTGAGGAGCAAGAGAGATTACTTAGGAAATCCATCGAGAAGCATCCCAAAGACTACCCTTCCGATGTTCCATTGTAG
- the LOC114163670 gene encoding probable receptor-like protein kinase At2g42960, protein MSKQTVTKNCLHVPRTLPHVGTVQGGIASFHSSLSPNMLKHIILVLSQPPHPEKHHWWRCFAQTRHENASVLIIWTIVSSIPLITLLCAFLHHHISCQRSSFNINHHKTCSAANLSMESPPTPSYVVVACDATRDRTEHEIKLVVDHVRSRGSFLSHGDKLLVLCVLHKVSHPMGYQTLACPESFSGTNFRTMEEEVKKKVDTYASELLSSYEDFESEGATIEIKVTAGFPIKQVVLQEITNYNASWIILDRHLRRDLRYHLNKLPCKVALVKDDLSLEIWKSHNTHDTKVTASKFVFSLSKFVSLSDCHCIEDIENSIVSFKSYPHSILSSDTSATIRSYTKQSSVNRSRDYSSVSEFGSSSKQERSGISTKGEYRYLTSSQIDQKQNQSGFLPKHSDAPLLCTGCGTRTELSIKESMKFSYSDIQLATNDFSKENLLGEGGYGHVYKGVLKDGQQIAAKVRKEESSQGFSEFHSEVYVLSFARHKNIVMLLGYCCKERKNILIYEYICNKSLHWHLFENNAAVLEWHQRYAIAIGIAKGLRFLHEECRGGPIIHRDMRPSNILLTHDIVPMLGDFGLAKWKTGNETPQTRIMGTLGYLAPEYAEDGIVSEGTDVYSYGIILLQLISGRQVGNSNNPEQQQSLRQWAEPMIEKLALHELIDTRLAESYDTYELYLMAKAAYFCVQRKPEMRPSMGEVVRLLEGESSHFHSLEDQFVPNFNG, encoded by the exons ATGTCCAAGCAAACAGTAACCAAAAACTGTCTTCATGTTCCTCGTACTCTTCCCCATGTTGGCACTGTCCAAGGCGGCATAGCATCCTTCCATTCATCTCTCTCTCCGAATATGCTCAAGCATATTATCTTGGTATTGTCTCAACCTCCACACCCAGAGAAACATCACTGGTGGCGCTGCTTTGCACAGACAAGGCATGAGAATGCTTCTGTCTTGATTATTTGGACGATCGTTTCTTCCATTCCACTTATCACGTTATTATGTGCTTTTCTGCATCATCACATTTCGTGTCAACGTTCGAGCTTTAACATCAATCATCACAAGACGTGCAGTGCTGCTAATTTGAGTATGGAAAGCCCTCCTACTCCTTCTTACGTCGTGGTTGCATGTGATGCCACAAGGGACCGCACTGAACACGAGATCAAACTCGTTGTTGATCATGTTCGGTCCAGGGGTTCCTTTCTCTCTCATGGTGACAAGTTGCTTGTGCTTTGTGTGTTGCACAAAGTGTCTCACCCCA TGGGGTACCAGACGTTAGCATGTCCCGAGTCATTTTCTGGAACCAACTTTCGTACAATGGAGGAAGAAGTCAAAAAGAAAGTTGATACGTATGCTAGTGAGCTTTTATCAAGttatgaagattttgaaagtgAAGGG GCTACTATTGAAATTAAAGTCACCGCAGGATTTCCAATTAAACAAGTTGTTCTGCAGGAGATTACAAACTATAATGCATCTTGGATAATACTTGACAG ACATCTTCGGCGCGACCTGAGATACCACCTTAACAAGTTGCCATGTAAGGTTGCATTGGTTAAAGATGACCTGTCTCTGGAAATTTGGAAATCCCATAATACACATGACACAAAGGTCACAGCATCAAAGTTTGTATTTTCTTTGTCAAAGTTTGTGTCGCTGTCAGATTGTCATTGTATTGAAGACATTGAGAACTCAATTGTCTCTTTCAAAAGCTATCCCCATTCTATACTTTCTTCTGATACCAGTGCAACGATTAGGAGCTATACGAAGCAATCAAGTGTTAACAGGTCGCGCGATTACAGCTCCGTATCAGAATTCGGATCCTCTTCTAAGCAAGAAAGATCAG GCATAAGCACTAAAGGAGAATATAGGTATCTCACTAGTTCTCAGATTGACCAAAAGCAAAACCAGAGTGGTTTTCTGCCAAAACATTCAGATGCACCGCTTCTTTGCACTGGCTGTGGGACAAGAACTGAGTTATCTATCAAAGAGTCAATGAAGTTCAGCTACTCTGACATACAACTTGCGACAAATGATTTTTCAAAGGAGAACTTATTAGGTGAAGGTGGCTATGGTCACGTATACAAGGGCGTGCTTAAAGATGGACAGCAAATTGCGGCAAAGGTAAGGAAAGAAGAAAGCTCACAAGGATTTTCTGAATTTCATTCTGAGGTCTACGTCTTAAGTTTTGCTCGACACAAGAATATAGTGATGCTGTTGGGTTATTGTtgcaaagaaaggaaaaacatcCTCATTTATGAATATATTTGCAACAAGTCTCTCCATTGGCATTTATTTG AAAATAATGCAGCAGTTCTTGAGTGGCACCAGAGGTATGCTATTGCCATTGGAATTGCAAAGGGATTGCGTTTTCTACACGAGGAATGCCGTGGTGGTCCTATTATTCATCGCGACATGCGACCAAGCAACATACTTCTCACCCACGATATTGTTCCCATG CTAGGTGACTTTGGCCTTGCTAAATGGAAGACTGGTAATGAAACTCCTCAAACAAGGATAATGGGCACATTGGG ATACCTTGCTCCTGAGTATGCTGAAGATGGTATTGTTTCTGAGGGAACGGATGTGTACTCTTATGGCATTATCCTGTTACAGTTGATATCAGGACGCCAGGTTGGCAATTCCAACAATCCAGAACAACAACAATCTCTCCGACAATGG GCTGAGCCAATGATAGAGAAGTTGGCCTTGCATGAACTGATTGACACTCGTCTAGCGGAATCATATGACACCTATGAACTCTACCTCATGGCTAAAGCAGCATACTTCTGTGTGCAAAGGAAGCCTGAGATGCGTCCCTCAATGGGAGAG GTTGTGCGACTTCTGGAGGGAGAAAGTAGCCACTTCCACTCGTTGGAAGATCAATTTGTACCTAATTTTAACGGCTAA